GCAAAATGGTTTTTTGAAAAACAAGATACATTTTAGTGTTAATTTGAATAGTTGCATACCATACAGcatctgttgttttctttaaattttacacTACAAATATACCAGTACTTTCCCTGCTACAGTTTGTCATAAAAACGTGGCAAAATTTATCAGTAACCCTTGTACAACTGTAGTATTTAAAATGTGCTTTAAAAAAGTCTAAAATTTCCTGATTTAAATCTTTCTAGTGTTATTATAGTGTCTGtctgtattttatatgtatatttatagtgTTTTACCAGATAAAAATAGGTAATTGTGATGTAAAGGTTTATTCGGtgttcatttatttaaatgtttttgtaaaagttCAGGACTAGAAAAATAAGTTGAATGCTAGCATGTGTCCATGTtgaaaattatttagttatttctacCAGAAGAGTGGATACAATTGTACGGAAATAATAGTTACTGATTTAATTATGAGAAAAAGGCAAACTAAACAAAGATTCTGTTACTATATTGTCCTAGGTCATCAGTTAGGTACCTTTGCTGGTATTGGTGTTagttgtattataatatataaagaattaataataagttttacatttttttcaggaCTGCTTATATTCCAGATGAAAATATCTTAATGGATGATAATGGTAGACCATATCTCTTTTCTCTTGGTCTGGTGGATTTAGATTATAAACATCTATCCAAAATAGAAAGTGCGTATCATAATGACTGTCAAGCCATTCAGATACTCCAGAAGAGATCCAATGATACTGTTCcttacaaatattgttaaaagtttgatgtgtgtgtgttatatatatacatacatatatatgtatatgttctGATATCTAGCTTTTGACACTGAAACTTATATATTGTATTGTACGTCGTATAATTTGGTCACAGTGTAATTCTAGTCATCTAATGTTGTAAAAATGAGGTATTATTTGAGTGTCACTCTTAGATCTTTGCAAGTTGTGCATTCGTAGATAAACATTTatctttgtttcattgttttaaaattcaaaactacACTTTTTTTCAAAAAAGATTTTAGCAGCAGCTAAGattacattattttcttgttaaactCATAGTACCTCATGATTATTCTCATAAAATGTTGAAAGGTggatagtttgttgtttttttttcttttttaataacttgtacaATATTTTGCATACAACACATGCCTggtaaaaagaaatcattttttgAGAAAAGCTTTTTTCTAGtcagttttcataaattcatcATGTTCTTTGCCAAGTtactttactgtatttgtactgttTTCATTTGTAAGCTACTTAAtgagttttacaataattaattatattgttttgtcttttaaaatGTGTTCTTTGGAGTGaagatgtttttgattattgAAAGTACTAGAAAGGCACATTTTGAGTTATTTGCAACATTAGCAAAATGCATATTATCAAAAAGTAggtaatttctatttaaaatggCATAATAACTGGAAagctttttaatgttattgttttggtagttgtttgttttttagctgcTTTCcatcatatatttatgtatggaAGTAGAAAGTTACAGAATTGatcatatttttgtgttacattttaatttttgtcaaaGATATACTTGAGGCTTTGTTTATTTTCTGGTTGTGTTTACTTTACTGGGAACTTGTAGGCTTTTAATCTTTGTTCTGCTTTTTGAACACGGAGCTGCTGCAGTTGAATATTATCTGGATACCTTGTAATCTCACTTGATTGTGATTGTTTGTGCAGTTCCAATCATTTAATACTATTCATTTTAATGTTCAGCTTTAGAAAGTGATACATTAACTTTCCATTTTAATAAATGTGATAGATTTGTGGACATGAAATTTCTTCAACTATGACATATTTATATTGCACCtaacttttgaaacatttttaaccaAAATTTATTGTGCTCCAAAAAATACCAACTTTagcagctaaagattaaattctTTTGGCACAGAGGTGTATTTCATAATGTTAGAGGTTTTATGGTGGTGTTTCTGTGAAAAGTCTATCGTAGTACAGTGAATTGTAGATGTTAGTTTTATGAAAAAACTCTGATATAAACATACCTTAAATTAAGATTAATTTGCAAAAGTTCTAGAATACGTCATCATTGttgtatgttaaataaattatgcttAATAGTACACATTATTTTTGTCCTAACtcaaatttattcatatttttatcttttgttttgtttgttatttttcatgaACCATTTGCAGATTAAAAAGCATTTTTGCTGTTGTCAGTTGCCCCAAAATGGTAAAAGTTAAGTGTGTAATACTCCATTGTGACACAGGTATTGTACCATAATATGTAAAAagtaattgtgttttaaaatgtttgaatttaatATTGTGCACtggaaaaaggaaaattttaatcATGATTGCAACACTCAAGTCATGAATATGTATTCAGATGAGATAAGGAAACCAAGATACATTTATTGTTATCTTGATATCTGATTTCATGTTCCTGTGATTTCAACTTGCAATTTGAATAATTGTAGATATATtgtattaaagataatttaaatgcATTTGATTTGTAGACTagacagtttttgttttctttagaatgaacattacagaaagttttatAGGCTATATTTTTATGATCATGTAAATTTGATGATCAAATAAATTATCTTcacccacacacacaaaaaaatttgtttcttaataattacaaagttaaaatattttgaacacccaaaatttagaatttgtatttattgtaagatATTTAGTAGTGCAATAGGTGGTTTTATTGATAGAAATTTGTTGAAGTTCAAAATTAtcatagaaatattaagaaacaagtGTTCCTTTTTTACATAAGTAGCTATTCTTATTCAGAGTTGCcctctatatttaaaacattttgtcatGCATGCCATAAGCTTTCTGCCTCCCCTCCATTCATTGCAAATGACTTGTTTCAATTTGTGTCTGGTGCAAGTTACCATGTAACAATCCTCTACCAATGAGAGTGCCACACACACTATTGTAACACGAGTCCCTCTATTCAGTTTTACCAGGCTATCACTTCTCTTTTAGCACTGCTCCTGTTTAGATCTTTAAACGTTTGCTTAAGTGTGCTTCATCTTTATAATGTATAGTTTTACTTCTGAAGTGGCCTTCTTTATCAATTGTTTTTGATTATACAGCTGATGCCTTTATTTTCAGTTTCcactcattttttttttctctctctcacacGGGTGTATTAATCtagcaaagtttttttttatttatgatttagcATGAATTTCAAGGTTAATGTTACCACTTTGAGTATCACATCTTCTACAATCACTTTTTTTACTGGCAGCAGATGGGGTCACCCATCATTGGATTTATCTGTGGAGATTGATCATTATATGGATCAACCACCTTCTGCTAAAGTTAATCCACTTCTTTAAGAACAAGCCAAAactgtttggtgtgatgaagatttTAATAGCTTTTTTCATCACTGGATTATACCATATCTATATCCCACCTGCAGAATACAGTGTTTACAGACATGATTTCTTAGATATGTAATGTTTTATCCCTTTAGAATTCCCATCCTTCTTTGTTGCATGATAGTTTTTCTCATTATTTAGTCTTCCCTCCTTCTCTGGATATTAGGGTTTATGCTGAGAATTTTGCTTCCCAAATGGTTAAGGATGGCAGCATACCTTGTCCCCCCACAGGTTACTGATCAGTTTGCTTTAGCTGACTGTCCATTTCTTGTCTCTCAGCAGTTGAGATCTATTTTGCTAGTTTTGGTGTGCACTCCCCAATTTTCTGGTGCAGTTTTCACACCTTCTTGTTACTCTTACACCCCTTCTACACATCTCCTTGCTAAGGCTATGCACCAAAATCCTGAGGGTTTTTCATGAGACAACTTCTCCCTCATTATCTCCATGTTGGTTACTTTGTCTTGCTTTACTCACATAGTTTCTTTGCTATTGGGGTCTTCTGAGTCATGGTGAAGCTTCATTACAAGTTCATTTGCAGCCCATTTATCTCAAGAAATTATGTATATCCCTTTTTCTTCAGTAGTATGTATTTGATCTTGTTCCTCACACTTTAAAATCATGTGTGGATTCCCCTCATTAACACTACCCTTTCTTCTTTGGTAGCTCATCTATTGCAGTCGAAGCCACAACGAGCCCCCATTCATATTTTATATCCTAGTCCTTCTCAGCCTTTACCTGTTCCTTCTTTCAGGGGtccttttctttttgttttctttgacaTAGATCAGCAAGATGCCAACAGTACCAGTGGGAGCTCGATTGTGTGCACTTGTTTCACATTTACAATCGCTCATCACAGATCATTGGGTTATTCAGGTTCTATCAGACAGAGTTGTCCTGCAATTTCTTTCCCCACCTCTTTTGTCACAGGTATTCATTTCCTTCCTTCTGCCTCAGGATCCTGTCAAAGGTGGTTTGAGAGTTTCTGTCTCAACAGACCACTGAACCTGTGAATCATCATTCTCTTGGTTAGTATTCCCAAGAAAACAGTAGACTTGTCCTGCCTCAATCAATTTTTCAGTCTCCCTATTTAACCATGTAATCATTTCTTACCTCAAATGGGCTTTTTCCATGTTTGTAGATGACCAATATGCACATTTCAAATGCTTACTTGCATATCCTGATAGCTCAGCAATAGGAACCATGTCTTTGGTTTGTTCATTGAGGGACGAGTTAACAGTTTCATGTAATACCTTTTGGGCTTACTTTTGCCCCATATATTTTTTGCCAGATGGTTCAAGCTTTTGTTCATCATTCTAAACAGGAGTCTACCCATCATACTTTTTAACTGCTCTGGGACGTGGTTCAAGTGGGCTGGTTAATCAGACTGGAGAAGTCTTTCCTTCAACTTACCTAACATTTGATTCATTTGAATGTTTTTTCAACAGTCATCTCAGTCGGGCCCAACTTTCTCCTTTTCAACTTTGTTCAATGAAGCTTTCATTTCACCATGTTGTTACTTCTCCCTCTATTACAGCTCACAAGATTCTATTGCTTTTGTGGATGTGGCCTTCCATGGTTGCACTTATCTCCTTAGGTCGTGCTTATGTGCGAGCTCTTCATGAGTAGTGAAATCTTTCACAAGATCTGTTGCAAGCTTTAATTACCCTTTCTCCTACCATAGCCAACAATCTGTGTTGGTGGTTGAACAGGATCCACACATTGCTGCCTCCTCCTAATCTGGATTTGCATATTTCACAGACATTTCTCTCTGGGGATGAGGACATGGGTCGATCAACAGGAGGCTTCAGGGTGTTGGTTTATGGCTGAGAAGTCTTATCATGTCAACACTCAAATAAGGGCTTTTAGCTATGTATCAGGCCTTGGATCATTTCCTTCATCTGGCCAGACTTCATCTGGTAATAATTCATTTCAACAATTCCACAGTAATTGCTTATCTCAATCACTAAGGTAACACCCATTTTCAATTCCTATGTTTTCATGCATTGAATCGTATTTCCTGGGCCCACAGACAATATATTCTTATCACTGCACATATAAATGCACAGGAAACCCATCTTTTAAAGCATTTTCTGTGATGATTGTTTAACCCTTTCGGCACGGTTGGTGACCGCAGTTGACTTTAAGGCTCAACGCTggacaagatgtaaacaacataTCCTCCTGGCTAATATCATAATCACACAAGCCTGTAGACCCACTTGAGGCTAGAACCACatgtattcattgtttacttgGGATTCCCAGCAGGTATATAAACCAGAGGTCccctgatttctttattttctagcCTGTGTAGATTATACTGTTCATTGTTTTAGAAGACGCCTTCCTTGCATATTCTGTTGATACTTGCGACATTGTTACAATGCCAAAAGGAAAAGCTTATACCACTAAAGAAGTAATCAATATTATTTCTAATGATTTAGAGAGTGATAAAGTGTTTGAGCCAGATGACAATGAAAGCTTACTTGTAACGGACGAGAATGATAATGAAGACATTCGTGGCCTGGAATCTACCCCGCTTTAGGTAAGCACATGGTGTTGTTAGATGTAGTTAGTGTCATATAACTTATTGCATAAACTGACTGACCAAGGCTAGTTCtctatattttcatatattgttgataggaaaatatataaatataacatatatacatacatggaACATCGGAAGAGTGCTATATCTCTGTGTAcatgagttttttttgttttattttgtagatgcTTCTAGCACTTCCAGTGGTGGTCCTCGTGGAAGATCAAGGAGTGTATATTCCAGGAGGTCTAGAGGTACAAGGAGAAGGAAGAGCAAATAGCAATGCAGTTGTGCCAGAAACATGAACTGGAAGATTACTGGGGCTCCTTTTGGCTAACTCGTGTGCCATTTACAGAGGTAATGCCACGAGATTGTTATGAAATTCTGACATGTTTGCATTTTGCTAACAATGAGCATGATCAGCCAAACAGTGGAGATCCAAATTATGGTCCACTGTGGAAAATTCAGGATCTGGTGAATCTCTGTGAATCAAAATACCTTGCAGTATATGCCCCACAACATGAGCTGCCCATTGATGAAAGTATCATCAAATTCAAAGGGAGAGTTCATCTCAAACAGTATTTACCATCAAAACCCACAAGATGGGGCATCACACAGTTTGCATTGTGTGAAAGCAAATCTGGATATGCTTTCCAAATTATTACATATTGTGGGAAAATACCACAGTGCCTGTAGCTGGATACTCAGTCACTATATGTTTGAATCTACTAGAGGAGTTTTGGAATAAGGGACATGTAGTCTTCACGGACAACTTTTATTCTTCACCttctttattcaaacacttagAGATGAATGGAACTGGGGCTTGTGGCACAGTTAAGGCTGGACAGAAACACATGCCATCAGATATCCACTCTACAATATTGCGTCTTAGCAAAGGAGATCCGCCGGTATTTATGCATGGTGGTAATATGGTAGCATGTGCTTGGCATGACACTAAACGTGTGCATTTGTTATCAATCATTTCCACGAATGGCACTACTGATAAAAGAATTTGATCCAGAGAAGAGCCTGGTGGATACAGAAATGTGAGAAAACTGCTGATTGCTGAAACATACAACCAACAACATGGGTGGAGTAGACATCATGGACTAGAAGCTGGGAACCTTTATGTATCCACACAAAAGTACCAAGTGGTATTTTACCATTTACCATTGGCTTAGAGATGTAGCTCTTGttaacagatatataatatattgtgcagaCTGCAAGAGCAACGGTGGAAATCCGGTATCTCCAAGACTATTCAGAGAgcagattattcaaaatttgctgGAGGGATATGTCAGCAAAGCCAAACAAAAAGGAAGACAAAGTACTGATACAGGTCAGTGCTTGGTGGAAAGACATAGTATTGGGCAATATAAGgacaaaaacacaaacctgattgtaCTGTTTGCAGCGATAGATACACAGCTGGATGGAAAAGAAAGCAGACTAATTATTTCTGCAAACAGTGCAATCTCTCCATGTGCTTTTTACCATGCCATGAGATATATCATAACCACAAAGACTATCAATGGGCTGCtgtatacaattttaataaattattgtgctgtACATAGCACTTTGTGTATCAGGGTGTCtccctttattcctgttattctgatgtattgaatttaacatatgtAGTATTGGGTTCAATCACTGAACCTTTCAGGGAGTTTTGTTGAGTTATTactgagatatcatgcttttagtactgataccataattagttgaagtatcaaagaTATATGTTCAGCACCATGCCAAAAGTGTTAAACCCCCTATGTGGACATTGTGTTCGTCCATACTAAAATTATGTAAACAACTTTAAACTTCTTTTTTGAGCTGTAGTATATTTTATCTACACATCTATCTAGGATAAATGTATTTCCAGAGTAGGAGATAGAAAAGGATGTAACACCTCAACAACCTCTGAAGGATACATTACCCTTCCAGGTAACcaactacaaataatattttgtatttgttgtatacactttaatactggaattattttaatacttttttttcagCTAACATAACGttcaaataaaacactttaatacaATAACTAAAGGAAATATTGTTGATAAATATGAAACTGGAGTTTAAAACGTATTGCTGTTATTCATATCTGCATGCTAGTCCATGCATCACAAGTGGAGTGCCATGATATTGCTTAACGTGCTTTTAGCATTGCTGTGTTATCAAAGTGACTGTCAGTCCCATTGGTTAAAAAAAAGCTAGTAAACTCTCTGTTTAGTAATTTATAAGAAATACCAGGTATTCCTGAACTCTAGGTGTCTCACATGGTTGTTTCATCTGCATATTGCAAGAGGTGCTGTTGTGgttgaaaatttcaattttttaagcTTACATTGAAAACATAATTACCAGTAATTAATGTGAAATAATGACTGAATTTTAGATAGTTTTATGCATTGATACAACAAAATTAGAGAGTCAAATGTTATATTATGGTTTGGAAGATCACAGAAGAATGCATTTTATACATGCAATGTACAAAAGTAAGTACATTTCCTTCTCCAAATTGATCGTTTGAACATTTGTGATATCACTTGAATTTTGACAGTTACTTCTTTTCAGTATGTGTGATGGTAGAGAAGTTTATGAATAAAAGCAAACCATTTAAATTtcacaaacacagagataagttaCAGCTTATTTTGGTGTATCCTGATTCATAATGAAATAGTTGCTGCTGACATTATTATCAGACAAAGAACGTGGTGGTCAGTTACACAGTGTGGACTTCAGAACAGTAATGAGTGATTATCATTGGCCAACAATAAGGAACAAACTTCTGAATTCTAACCTTacctgaacaacaacaaaaaaaaccagAAATGACTTCATCCCTGTGCTTCTTTGGATTTTTGAAGAAATCACTTAGTGCCCATAGTCTCAAATGCTTGTATCATTGATTTTAGGTATGTATTTGGAGATATATGACAACTGCAGTTAATGCAACATTGCTGAATTGGATTGTTCTTATGTGAAGTGACATCATTAAGAATGGAATAGCAATGCTAATAAACTGACTTAAAATTGCACTTGGTTATACAACCTTTTGTTGAGCACAATGTTTACAGAGTATGTCCTGATGCAGGCTAATATGTCAAATTATACTGTCAGAACTGTGATGAAAGatcttgaaaaaagaaacaaattatgatATGGTTTCATCAGTAAGAATTCTTACCCAAACTCCATCAAACACATCTGTGGTTTCTGTGAGCACCACATAATGCAATCTTAACTTATCATGCAAAGTCAGAAAACTGATAATTGGTGTGAACAAAGAATGGGATAGAATCCCCATTACAGTGTTGTACAACATCTGTCTCGTCCAGTGAAACTCGTATTCCAAACATTGACTTTAAAGGTGTCCATGTTCCATGAACTGAAACTGGGAACATAGTTAATGAAGCTGATTCACTAATAGTATCTTATTAATATAAagcaatattaaaatatgttgcaATTTCCagtattttgttcatttgtttaaaGAACCATTTAAATGTTTAgtggaaagctacacaatggactatctgcactctgttGGCCATGGAAAACCAAATTCCAAATGTAACAGTGTATAAACTTATTGCTGACCCACCTGGGAGATGGGTT
This sequence is a window from Tachypleus tridentatus isolate NWPU-2018 chromosome 5, ASM421037v1, whole genome shotgun sequence. Protein-coding genes within it:
- the LOC143250352 gene encoding uncharacterized protein LOC143250352 codes for the protein MQLCQKHELEDYWGSFWLTRVPFTEVMPRDCYEILTCLHFANNEHDQPNSGDPNYGPLWKIQDLVNLCESKYLAVYAPQHELPIDESIIKFKGRVHLKQYLPSKPTRWGITQFALCESKSGYAFQIITYCGKIPQCLKGDPPKLGTFMYPHKSTKWYFTIYHWLRDVALVNRYIIYCADCKSNGGNPVSPRLFREQIIQNLLEGYVSKAKQKGRQSTDTGQCLVERHSIGQYKDKNTNLIVLFAAIDTQLDGKESRLIISANSAISPCAFYHAMRYIITTKTINGLLYTILINYCAVHSTLCIRVSPFIPVILMY